The DNA sequence CGGTCTACGTTGGCAACAATGGCGGTATTTTCAAGTCAAGCGATGCCGGAGCAACTTGGATTGATAAGAGTGGTGGTGGTCTCTCGATCACACAATTCTACCGTATTGGCGTTTCGGCACAGAATCCGAATATCGTCATCGGCGGTTCGCAGGATAACGGAACGAGCTTCCTCCGCAACAATACGTGGCGTCGGGTCATCGGCGGCGATGGGATGGATTGCCTAATTAATTTTTCCAATTCCAACTACATGTATGGCAATATCCAGAATGGAAACATGCAGCGTTCCTACAATGGCGGATTAACTTGGGTCGATGCGAACAGTGGAGTGGGAGAAGAATCAAGGGCTTGGGCGGCACCATTCGTTATCAATCATCAAAATCCTTCGACGCTCTTTCGTGCAACCACTATGATTTACAAGACGACCAATCATGGTGCGAATTGGTTTGCTATCAGCAGTCAAATTGGTGGAGCATCCCCATTAACTTCGTTAGCGGTTGCTCCCTCGGATAGTAATTACTTGTATTTGAGCAATGGCACCAGTCTTTATCGCACTACCAACAGCGGCGCGAACTGGAATCGCATGACTACTGCCCCGTCCAGTATTTCCCGTATCGCGGTGCATCCAACAAACCCGGAACATCTTTGGCTGACCGTAGAAGGTTACTCTGCTAACAATAAAGTGTTTGTATCAACCAATGCCGGTACGACATGGTCGAATCTCTCGGCAGGTTTACCAAACATTCCGGTAAACTGTGTTGCGGTCCATCCGAATCAACCGTTACAAGTTTACATCGGAACTGACCTTGGGGTGTTTGTATCCAACACTGGCGGTGGCAATTGGATTAACTTCTCGCAAGGCCTTCCCAGTGTTATCGTCGATGATTTGGAGATTCAGTTAGGTGCCGATGTGCTCGTTGCCGGCACCTTTGGTCGCGGAGTTTGGCTATCGCCCTTGG is a window from the bacterium genome containing:
- a CDS encoding T9SS type A sorting domain-containing protein; the protein is VYVGNNGGIFKSSDAGATWIDKSGGGLSITQFYRIGVSAQNPNIVIGGSQDNGTSFLRNNTWRRVIGGDGMDCLINFSNSNYMYGNIQNGNMQRSYNGGLTWVDANSGVGEESRAWAAPFVINHQNPSTLFRATTMIYKTTNHGANWFAISSQIGGASPLTSLAVAPSDSNYLYLSNGTSLYRTTNSGANWNRMTTAPSSISRIAVHPTNPEHLWLTVEGYSANNKVFVSTNAGTTWSNLSAGLPNIPVNCVAVHPNQPLQVYIGTDLGVFVSNTGGGNWINFSQGLPSVIVDDLEIQLGADVLVAGTFGRGVWLSPLEVFNTTGEAKPELPNTVRIHAYPNPFNPVTDLRITVPQRGNLQLAIYDNNGRMVKELANAKHEVGVYFYQFDATELSSGIYFARASMENVTITEKLSLLK